The Gemmatimonadaceae bacterium genome window below encodes:
- a CDS encoding serine/threonine protein kinase, producing the protein MTPTQWELVKSLFLDALDQPPAERATFVARRAGADEALRESVESLLASHDESGEFMETPAAALHINALTEPLPSGGRVGCYRLLKEIGRGGMGAVYLAARDDGEFQFRVAVKLVKRGMDTDRILARFRHERQILAGLDHPNIARLLDGGTTDDGRPYFVMEFVDGQSVCDYCESRGLGVTERLMLFRTVCAAVQYAHQNLVVHRDIKAGNIIVTDTGVPKLLDFGIARLLDAEATAVRSVVTDTVHAMTPEYASPEQLRANRSDGYRRLFTWRAAL; encoded by the coding sequence ATGACTCCGACGCAATGGGAACTCGTCAAGTCGTTGTTTCTCGACGCGCTCGATCAGCCGCCGGCTGAACGCGCGACTTTTGTTGCTCGACGGGCCGGTGCTGACGAAGCGCTCAGAGAAAGTGTCGAATCGCTCCTCGCCTCGCACGATGAATCCGGCGAGTTCATGGAGACCCCAGCAGCCGCGTTGCACATAAATGCATTGACGGAACCGCTGCCGTCAGGAGGGCGGGTCGGCTGCTACCGGCTGCTCAAGGAAATCGGGCGGGGCGGCATGGGAGCGGTCTATCTCGCTGCGCGCGACGACGGCGAGTTCCAATTTCGTGTTGCCGTCAAGCTGGTCAAGCGCGGCATGGATACGGATCGCATTCTCGCCCGATTCCGTCACGAACGGCAGATTCTCGCCGGACTCGATCATCCCAACATCGCACGATTGCTGGATGGGGGCACCACTGACGACGGGCGTCCGTATTTCGTCATGGAGTTCGTCGATGGTCAATCCGTCTGTGACTACTGCGAGTCACGCGGATTGGGCGTCACCGAACGGCTGATGCTGTTTCGGACCGTTTGCGCGGCCGTACAGTATGCGCACCAGAACCTGGTCGTCCATCGTGACATCAAGGCCGGTAACATCATCGTCACAGACACGGGTGTCCCGAAACTCCTGGACTTCGGAATCGCGAGGTTGCTCGATGCTGAGGCCACCGCCGTCCGCAGCGTGGTCACCGACACGGTGCACGCCATGACGCCGGAGTACGCCAGCCCTGAACAGCTCCGGGCGAACCGGTCCGACGGTTACCGACGTCTATTCACTTGGCGTGCTGCTCTTTGA
- a CDS encoding oligopeptide transporter, OPT family: MIQLPYRITFPCAPVRLPQSSPCLPHLKPKELTARALILGAVLTFVFTAANVYLGLKVGLTFASSIPAAVISMAILSAVKNSSILENNIVQTVASAAGTLSAIIFVLPGLVIVGWWTGFPFWQSFLICVSGGVLGVLFTIPLRRALVTTSDLPYPEGVAAAEVLKVGSGTRGELGDDAGESKEGLRAVVLGAVASGGLAVIAATRIASAELAGFFRLGATASSGYSVAWSLALLGAGHLVGLSVGLAMLTGLIIAWGVAVPWLTSITPIAEGVELAAHTGVIWSRQVRFIGAGAIAVAAIYTLARLTKPVVGGLITTLTPSRSTAAVPDTERDISPPWIIGLTAICVAIAAWLAWSFASSTVLASSALALTLVAAPLVLVVAS, translated from the coding sequence CTGATTCAGCTTCCTTACCGCATCACTTTCCCTTGCGCGCCAGTCAGGTTACCACAATCCTCGCCATGCCTACCTCACTTAAAACCCAAAGAACTCACCGCGCGCGCCCTCATTCTGGGCGCTGTCCTCACGTTCGTCTTCACCGCGGCGAACGTCTATCTCGGCCTCAAGGTCGGCCTCACCTTCGCCTCCTCGATCCCGGCGGCGGTGATCTCGATGGCGATCCTGAGCGCCGTCAAGAACTCGTCGATCCTCGAGAACAACATCGTCCAGACGGTGGCGTCGGCCGCCGGGACGCTCTCGGCGATCATCTTCGTCCTGCCGGGGCTCGTCATCGTCGGGTGGTGGACGGGCTTCCCCTTCTGGCAGTCGTTCCTCATCTGCGTGAGTGGCGGCGTGCTGGGGGTCCTCTTCACCATCCCGCTGCGCCGCGCGCTGGTGACCACGTCAGACCTCCCGTATCCGGAAGGTGTGGCGGCGGCCGAAGTGCTCAAGGTGGGATCAGGGACGCGCGGGGAGCTTGGCGACGACGCCGGTGAGTCCAAAGAAGGGCTGCGGGCGGTGGTACTCGGCGCAGTTGCTTCCGGCGGTTTGGCCGTGATCGCGGCCACGCGCATCGCCTCGGCCGAACTGGCGGGATTCTTCAGGCTTGGCGCAACGGCGTCGTCGGGATACAGCGTCGCCTGGTCACTCGCGCTCCTGGGGGCGGGACACCTGGTCGGACTCTCCGTAGGTCTGGCGATGCTCACGGGGCTCATCATCGCGTGGGGGGTGGCGGTGCCGTGGCTCACGTCGATCACACCGATCGCCGAAGGGGTGGAGCTCGCGGCGCACACCGGGGTGATCTGGAGCCGGCAGGTGCGCTTCATCGGCGCTGGTGCCATTGCCGTCGCGGCGATCTACACGCTCGCCCGACTGACGAAGCCGGTAGTGGGGGGACTCATCACCACGCTCACCCCTTCGCGCTCCACCGCGGCGGTGCCCGACACCGAACGCGACATCTCGCCGCCGTGGATCATCGGGCTTACCGCGATCTGTGTGGCGATCGCCGCGTGGCTCGCGTGGAGCTTTGCCAGCTCCACTGTGCTCGCCTCCAGTGCGCTCGCCCTCACGCTGGTGGCGGCCCCGCTGGTACTCGTCGTGGCTTCGTGA
- a CDS encoding OPT/YSL family transporter, translated as MGILSIVACASLVAMVVPATAESSPALVAFALFVTSIIFACATISNDNLQDLKTGQLVGASPMRQQIALIVGVIAGAAVIPFVLNLLARAYGFAGAANVGVVAPNPLPAPQATLISALAQGVIGGTLQWTMIGIGGVVGCPVGRHQRGRKATDDLAAGGSRTSILPAIYSQLRLRLFSRAP; from the coding sequence GTGGGGATCCTCTCGATCGTCGCCTGTGCGTCGCTGGTGGCGATGGTCGTCCCCGCGACGGCGGAGTCGTCGCCGGCGCTGGTCGCCTTCGCGCTGTTCGTGACGTCGATCATCTTCGCCTGCGCCACGATCTCCAACGACAATCTGCAGGACCTCAAGACGGGGCAACTCGTCGGGGCCTCGCCCATGCGGCAGCAGATCGCGCTGATCGTCGGCGTGATCGCGGGGGCTGCGGTGATTCCGTTCGTCCTCAACCTGCTGGCCCGGGCCTATGGCTTTGCCGGTGCGGCCAATGTCGGTGTCGTCGCGCCCAACCCGCTCCCGGCGCCGCAGGCCACGCTCATCTCGGCACTCGCGCAAGGTGTGATTGGCGGGACGCTGCAGTGGACGATGATCGGGATAGGCGGAGTGGTCGGGTGTCCTGTTGGTCGCCACCAGCGCGGCCGCAAGGCCACCGACGATCTCGCCGCTGGCGGAAGTAGAACTAGCATTCTACCTGCCATATACTCGCAGCTACGTTTGCGGTTGTTCAGCCGGGCGCCGTGA
- a CDS encoding SDR family oxidoreductase, with protein sequence MNIEFNGQTAIVTGAAHGFGRAISRALSERGAHVWACDVLGDELVETKQVCDAAGGACTVRTVDVCDKSAVEALVAEASAATGRVDILVNNAGGVLGQVGRPLEEVTPAEWQRIFDVNVTGAFYLSQAVAPGMKAVRRGRIVNISSGAGLGISLTGIQAYASAKAAQIGLTRQLAHELGPWGITVNNVAPGFVRSNAATERQWDSYGAEGQQLLIDRIALKRLGTPDDIANGVMFFASDHANWITGQVLSVDGGK encoded by the coding sequence ATGAACATCGAATTCAACGGCCAGACCGCCATTGTGACCGGTGCGGCACACGGCTTTGGTCGCGCCATCAGCCGCGCACTCAGCGAACGCGGAGCGCACGTGTGGGCCTGCGACGTGCTTGGCGACGAGTTGGTGGAGACCAAACAGGTGTGTGACGCGGCAGGCGGCGCATGCACCGTGCGCACGGTGGACGTATGCGACAAGTCCGCCGTTGAGGCGCTGGTGGCTGAAGCGTCCGCGGCAACGGGTCGGGTGGACATTCTGGTCAACAACGCCGGCGGTGTGCTGGGACAAGTAGGCCGTCCACTGGAAGAGGTCACACCCGCCGAGTGGCAGCGCATCTTCGATGTGAACGTGACGGGAGCATTCTACCTGTCACAGGCCGTCGCGCCCGGCATGAAGGCGGTGCGCCGGGGCCGCATCGTGAACATCTCCAGCGGTGCCGGACTGGGCATCAGTCTCACCGGTATTCAGGCCTATGCCTCGGCCAAGGCGGCGCAAATTGGACTCACGCGGCAACTGGCCCACGAACTGGGGCCGTGGGGCATCACCGTGAACAATGTGGCGCCAGGTTTTGTGCGCTCCAACGCTGCGACCGAACGCCAGTGGGATTCGTACGGTGCCGAAGGGCAGCAGCTGCTTATTGACCGCATTGCGCTCAAGCGATTGGGCACGCCCGACGACATCGCCAACGGTGTGATGTTCTTCGCATCCGATCACGCCAACTGGATCACCGGGCAGGTGCTCTCCGTCGACGGCGGGAAGTAG